In Panicum virgatum strain AP13 chromosome 4N, P.virgatum_v5, whole genome shotgun sequence, a single window of DNA contains:
- the LOC120670794 gene encoding amino acid permease 6-like — protein MTQTQTQDLEMAGTAGAYYPPPRAGAGGEDLDDDGRKKRTGTVWTSSAHIITAVIGSGVLSLAWSTAQLGWVVGPVTLMIFAFITYYTSSLLADCYRSGDQATGKRNYTYMDAVAAYLGRWQVWSCGIFQYVNLVGTAVGYTITASISAAAVHKANCFHKNGHAADCSQYDTMYMVVFGIVQIFFSQLPNFSDLSWLSILAAIMSFSYSSIAVGLSLARTISGRTGKTTLTGTEVGVDVDSAQKVWMALQALGNIAFAYSYSMILIEIQDTVKSPPAENKTMKKATLLGVSTTTAFYMLSGCLGYAAFGNAAPGNILTGFGFYEPYWLIDFANVCIVVHLVGAYQVFSQPIFAAVETAAAARWPNSKFINREHPLVAGRFNVNMLRLTWRTVFVVVSTVLAIVMPFFNDILGFLGAIGFWPLTVYYPVEMYIRQRRIQKYTTRWVALQTLSFLCFLVSLASAVASIEGVTESLKHYVPFKTKS, from the exons atgacgcAGACGCAGACGCAGGACCTGGAGATGGCGGGGACCGCCGGGGCGTActacccgccgccgcgggccggcgccggcggcgaggacctcgacgacgacggcaggaAGAAGCGCACGG GAACGGTCTGGACATCGAGTGCGCACATCATCACGGCGGTCATCGGCTCTGGCGTGCTGTCTCTCGCCTGGTCGACGGCGCAGCTTGGCTGGGTTGTTGGACCGGTGACCCTGATGATCTTTGCCTTCATCACGTACTATACCTCCAGCCTCCTTGCCGACTGCTACCGGAGTGGCGATCAGGCCACAGGGAAGAGGAACTACACCTACATGGATGCCGTCGCTGCATATCTGG GTCGATGGCAAGTCTGGTCCTGTGGTATTTTCCAGTATGTCAACTTGGTTGGAACCGCGGTTGGGTACACCATTACAGCATCCATCAGCGCGGC GGCTGTGCACAAGGCCAACTGTTTTCACAAGAATGGCCACGCGGCCGACTGCAGCCAATACGACACCATGTACATGGTTGTCTTTGGGATTGTGCAGATCTTCTTCTCCCAGCTCCCAAACTTCAGCGACTTGTCGTGGCTGTCCATCCTCGCCGCCATCATGTCCTTCTCCTACTCGTCCATTGCTGTTGGCCTCTCGTTGGCACGGACCATTTCAG GTCGTACTGGTAAGACTACTCTGACTGGCACTGAGGTTGGAGTAGACGTTGATTCAGCCCAGAAGGTCTGGATGGCACTCCAAGCTCTTGGCAACATCGCGTTCGCGTACTCCTACTCCATGATTCTCATAGAAATCCAG GACACGGTGAAGTCCCCTCCGGCCGAGAacaagacaatgaagaaggccACCCTGCTGGGCGTGTCGACCACCACGGCGTTCTACATGCTCTCAGGCTGCCTCGGCTACGCCGCGTTCGGGAACGCCGCACCTGGCAACATCTTGACGGGGTTCGGCTTCTACGAGCCCTACTGGCTGATCGACTTCGCCAACGTCTGCATCGTGGTGCACCTGGTGGGCGCCTACCAGGTGTTCTCCCAGCCCATCTTCGCCGCTGTCgagacggcggccgccgcgcgctggcCGAACTCCAAGTTCATCAACCGCGAGCACCCCCTGGTGGCCGGCCGGTTCAACGTCAACATGCTCAGGCTGACCTGGCGGACGGTGTTTGTGGTGGTGAGTACGGTGCTCGCCATCGTGATGCCCTTCTTCAACGACATCCTGGGCTTCCTCGGCGCCATTGGCTTCTGGCCGCTCACCGTGTACTACCCGGTGGAGATGTACATCCGGCAGCGGCGGATACAGAAGTACACCACCAGGTGGGTGGCGCTGCAGACGCTCAGCTTCCTGTGCTTCCTGGTGTCGCTCGCCTCGGCGGTCGCGTCCATCGAGGGCGTCACCGAGTCGCTCAAGCACTACGTCCCCTTCAAGACCAAATCATGA